Proteins co-encoded in one Streptococcus pyogenes genomic window:
- the trpX gene encoding tryptophan ABC transporter substrate-binding protein produces the protein MKNKSLIATLLVLTVIVIGSLLSKGVSKENRDLANQQNITIGILQFVTHEALDDIKRGIEDQLKKQMPQKQNVVIKVMNAEGDQSKIQTMSRQLVQSGSDIVIGIATPAAQGLAATSKDIPVVMSAVSDPVGSRLVMQLDQPEANVTGLSNKVPVKQTIDLMKKLTPHVKTVGILYASNEDNSLSQVKEFRRLARKKGYQVISYAVPSTNEVPATMSVMLGKVDAVFIPQDNTIASAFSSVMTTSKAAKIPVYTSVDRMVEKGGLAAISQNQYDLGVQTANQVLKLIKGKRVVDVPVKVVDIGQPLINKNVAAELGIAIKKEDFPSASFIEN, from the coding sequence ATGAAAAACAAGAGTTTAATAGCTACCCTCCTTGTTTTAACTGTAATAGTGATAGGCTCTCTATTATCAAAAGGAGTATCAAAGGAAAACCGTGATTTGGCTAACCAACAAAACATTACAATTGGCATCTTACAATTCGTTACTCATGAGGCTCTTGATGATATTAAGCGAGGTATTGAAGATCAACTCAAAAAGCAGATGCCTCAAAAACAAAATGTAGTGATTAAGGTTATGAATGCTGAGGGGGATCAGAGTAAAATCCAAACAATGAGTAGGCAATTAGTGCAATCAGGAAGTGATATCGTGATTGGTATCGCAACCCCGGCGGCGCAAGGCTTAGCAGCCACCAGCAAGGATATCCCAGTTGTCATGTCAGCAGTATCTGATCCAGTAGGATCTAGATTAGTGATGCAATTGGATCAACCTGAAGCTAATGTAACTGGTCTATCTAATAAAGTGCCTGTTAAACAGACAATTGATTTAATGAAAAAGCTGACACCACATGTCAAAACAGTTGGAATTTTATATGCAAGTAATGAGGATAATTCCTTATCTCAAGTTAAAGAGTTTAGGCGGTTAGCTCGCAAAAAGGGCTACCAAGTTATTTCATACGCGGTTCCTTCTACTAATGAAGTTCCTGCCACGATGTCAGTTATGTTAGGTAAAGTAGACGCGGTATTTATCCCCCAAGACAATACTATAGCAAGTGCATTTTCATCAGTCATGACAACCAGCAAGGCTGCAAAGATTCCTGTCTACACTAGCGTTGATCGAATGGTTGAAAAAGGTGGTTTGGCAGCTATTTCTCAAAATCAGTACGATTTGGGAGTTCAAACAGCTAATCAGGTGTTAAAATTAATCAAAGGAAAGCGTGTTGTAGATGTTCCTGTCAAAGTTGTGGATATTGGTCAACCGCTAATTAATAAGAATGTAGCAGCAGAATTAGGTATTGCTATTAAAAAAGAAGATTTTCCTTCAGCTTCTTTTATTGAGAATTAA
- a CDS encoding ABC transporter permease, producing MIISSVSQGLIWGVLGLGIYLTFRILNFPDMTTEGSFPLGGAVAVTAISLGWNPFLSTLLGMLSGALAGFLTGLLYTKGKMPTLLAGILVMTSCNSIMLMVMGRANLGLHDHKRIQDCLPFSIDLNSLLTGLITVVIVISVLIYFLYTNLGQAYIATGDNKDMAKSFGINTDWMEVMGLVVSNSLIALSGALVSQQDGYADVSKGIGVIVIGLASIIVGEVLYSTGLTLLERLIAIVIGSILYQFLISVVITLGFNTSYLKLISALVLALCLMIPVVKERFFKGVRLTR from the coding sequence ATGATTATTTCATCAGTTTCACAAGGCCTTATATGGGGAGTTTTAGGATTAGGAATCTACCTGACCTTTAGGATTTTAAACTTCCCTGACATGACTACAGAAGGTTCTTTTCCTTTAGGAGGAGCTGTTGCGGTCACCGCTATTAGCTTAGGGTGGAATCCATTTCTATCAACCTTACTTGGTATGTTATCAGGTGCTTTAGCAGGTTTTTTAACAGGGCTGTTATATACGAAAGGAAAAATGCCAACACTTTTAGCGGGAATTTTGGTGATGACGTCATGTAACTCCATTATGCTAATGGTAATGGGAAGAGCAAACTTGGGTTTACATGATCATAAACGTATTCAGGATTGTTTACCTTTTTCAATTGATTTAAATAGCCTTTTAACAGGTCTGATAACTGTTGTGATTGTTATTAGCGTTTTGATCTATTTCCTTTACACTAATCTAGGTCAAGCTTATATCGCTACGGGAGACAATAAAGATATGGCTAAGAGTTTTGGTATTAACACGGATTGGATGGAAGTTATGGGACTTGTGGTTTCTAATAGTTTAATAGCTTTATCAGGTGCTCTAGTGAGCCAACAAGATGGCTATGCAGATGTCTCAAAAGGGATTGGAGTTATTGTTATTGGTTTGGCGAGCATAATTGTTGGTGAAGTACTATACTCAACTGGACTGACTCTTTTAGAACGTTTGATTGCTATTGTAATAGGCTCGATTCTTTATCAATTTTTAATTTCAGTAGTTATTACGCTAGGTTTTAATACAAGTTATTTGAAATTAATTAGTGCTCTTGTTTTAGCACTGTGCCTCATGATACCAGTGGTAAAAGAGCGCTTCTTTAAGGGAGTGAGGTTAACACGATGA
- a CDS encoding ABC-F family ATP-binding cassette domain-containing protein: MIILQGNKLERSFSGDVLFQNISLQVDERDRIALVGPNGAGKSTLLKLLVGEETPTSGEVNTKKDLTLSYLAQNSRFESDQTIYEEMLKVFEALRQDEKRLRQMEMDMATVSGQVLTRLMTDYDLLTEHFRQQGGFTYESDIKAILNGFKFDESMWQMTIAELSGGQNTRLALAKMLLEKPELLVLDEPTNHLDIETIAWLENYLANYQGALIIVSHDRYFLDKVATVTLDLTPNGLDRYSGNYSRFMALKAEKLVAEEKQFDKQQKEIAKLEDFVQKNIVRASTTKRAQARRKQLEKIERLDKPTGGRKSAHMTFHAEKPSGNVVLRVEEAAIGYGDQVLSEPINVDINKLDAIAVVGPNGIGKSTLIKSIIGQLPLLKGQLKYGANVETGYYDQTQSHLTSSNTVLEELWQDFSTTPEVDIRNRLGAFLFSGDDVKKSVAMLSGGEKARLLLAKLSMENNNFLVLDEPTNHLDIDSKEVLENALIDFDGTLLFVSHDRYFINRLATKVLEITENGSTLYLGDYDYYLEKKAELEELARLAAGETVEETKEASATDYQLQKANQKERRRLTRRYEEIEARLETIEERIGAIQEDMHASNDTAQLIAWQKEWDQLDQEQEALMEEWETIAEQIES; encoded by the coding sequence ATGATTATTTTACAAGGAAACAAGTTAGAACGCTCTTTCTCAGGAGATGTTCTTTTTCAAAACATATCACTACAAGTTGATGAACGTGACCGCATTGCCTTGGTTGGTCCTAATGGAGCTGGCAAGTCGACTTTACTAAAATTATTGGTTGGGGAAGAAACCCCAACGAGCGGAGAAGTTAATACTAAAAAAGACCTAACCTTGTCTTATCTGGCTCAAAATAGCCGTTTTGAATCAGATCAAACAATATATGAGGAAATGCTCAAGGTTTTCGAAGCATTACGCCAAGATGAAAAGCGCCTGCGTCAGATGGAAATGGATATGGCAACCGTTTCAGGTCAAGTTTTAACCCGACTGATGACAGATTATGATCTGCTTACAGAGCATTTTCGTCAGCAAGGCGGCTTTACGTATGAATCTGACATCAAAGCCATTTTAAATGGGTTTAAGTTTGATGAGAGCATGTGGCAGATGACTATCGCTGAGCTGTCAGGGGGTCAAAATACTCGTCTGGCCTTGGCTAAAATGCTTTTAGAAAAGCCAGAACTATTGGTCCTTGATGAGCCAACAAACCACTTAGATATTGAAACCATTGCCTGGTTAGAGAACTACTTGGCCAACTATCAAGGAGCTCTAATCATTGTGAGTCACGACCGTTATTTTCTGGACAAAGTGGCGACCGTGACTTTAGATTTGACGCCTAACGGCTTAGATCGGTATAGTGGTAACTATTCTCGTTTTATGGCCTTAAAAGCTGAAAAACTAGTAGCCGAAGAAAAACAGTTCGATAAACAACAAAAAGAAATTGCCAAGCTAGAAGATTTTGTTCAAAAAAACATTGTCAGGGCCTCTACCACAAAAAGGGCTCAGGCTAGGCGTAAGCAATTGGAAAAAATAGAGCGTTTGGACAAACCCACAGGTGGGCGTAAATCTGCTCATATGACATTTCATGCAGAAAAACCATCAGGAAATGTTGTGCTAAGAGTTGAGGAAGCAGCCATCGGTTATGGAGACCAAGTCTTGTCCGAACCTATTAATGTAGATATCAATAAGTTGGATGCTATTGCCGTTGTAGGGCCAAATGGTATTGGTAAATCAACCTTGATCAAGTCGATTATTGGACAATTGCCTTTGCTCAAAGGACAACTCAAGTATGGTGCCAATGTCGAAACAGGTTATTATGACCAAACCCAATCACATTTGACGTCTAGCAACACAGTTTTGGAAGAATTATGGCAGGATTTTTCAACTACGCCAGAAGTCGATATCAGAAACCGATTAGGGGCTTTTCTCTTTTCTGGAGATGATGTCAAAAAATCGGTGGCTATGCTGTCAGGTGGAGAAAAAGCCCGTCTGCTTCTTGCGAAGTTATCTATGGAAAACAATAATTTTCTTGTTCTGGACGAGCCGACTAACCACCTAGACATTGACAGTAAAGAAGTGCTAGAGAATGCCCTCATTGACTTTGACGGTACCTTGCTTTTTGTCAGCCACGACCGCTATTTCATTAATCGTTTGGCAACTAAGGTTTTGGAAATTACCGAAAATGGCTCAACCCTTTACTTAGGTGACTATGATTATTACCTTGAGAAAAAGGCAGAGCTAGAAGAATTAGCCCGCCTAGCAGCAGGAGAGACAGTTGAGGAAACAAAAGAAGCCTCTGCCACTGATTATCAGCTACAAAAAGCTAATCAAAAAGAGCGTCGTCGCTTGACCCGCCGATATGAGGAGATTGAAGCAAGACTTGAAACCATTGAAGAGCGTATTGGTGCTATTCAAGAAGACATGCATGCCTCCAATGATACGGCGCAGTTAATCGCTTGGCAAAAGGAATGGGACCAATTGGATCAAGAACAAGAAGCTCTTATGGAAGAATGGGAAACCATCGCTGAACAAATAGAATCATAA
- a CDS encoding ribonuclease J, which yields MTDIKMIALGGVREYGKNFYLVEINDSMFILDAGLKYPENEQLGVDLVIPNLDYVIENKGKVQGIFLSHGHADAIGALPYLLAEVSAPVFGSELTIELAKLFVKSNNSTKKFNNFHVVDSDTEIEFKDGLVSFFRTTHSIPESMGIVIGTDKGNIIYTGDFKFDQAAREGYQTDLLRLAEIGKEGVLALLSDSVNATSNDQIASESEVGEEMDSVISDADGRVIVAAVASNLVRIQQVFDSATAHGRRVVLTGTDAENIVRTALRLEKLMITDERLLIKPKDMSKFEDHELIILEAGRMGEPINSLQKMAAGRHRYVQIKEGDLVYIVTTPSTAKEAMVARVENLIYKAGGSVKLITQNLRVSGHANGRDLQLLMNLLKPQYLFPVQGEYRDLAAHAKLAEEVGIFPENIHILKRGDIMVLNDEGFLHEGGVPASDVMIDGNAIGDVGNIVLRDRKVLSEDGIFIVAITVSKKEKRIISKAKVNTRGFVYVKKSHDILRESAELVNTTVGNYLKKDTFDWGELKGNVRDDLSKFLFEQTKRRPAILPVVMEVR from the coding sequence ATGACTGATATTAAAATGATTGCCTTGGGAGGGGTCCGTGAATACGGAAAAAACTTCTATTTGGTAGAAATTAACGATTCTATGTTTATTTTAGACGCAGGGCTCAAGTACCCTGAAAATGAGCAACTTGGGGTAGATTTAGTCATCCCCAATTTAGATTATGTAATTGAAAACAAAGGTAAAGTACAAGGGATTTTCTTGAGTCATGGCCATGCTGACGCCATTGGAGCCCTTCCTTATTTGTTAGCTGAAGTATCAGCTCCTGTATTTGGATCTGAATTGACTATTGAATTAGCCAAGCTATTTGTGAAAAGTAATAACAGCACTAAGAAATTTAATAATTTTCATGTGGTAGACAGTGATACTGAAATTGAATTTAAAGATGGCCTAGTTTCGTTCTTTAGAACAACGCATTCAATCCCAGAAAGTATGGGTATTGTTATTGGAACAGATAAAGGAAACATTATTTATACCGGTGACTTCAAATTTGATCAAGCAGCAAGAGAAGGTTATCAGACGGATTTGCTACGTTTAGCTGAGATTGGGAAAGAAGGGGTTCTAGCTCTTTTATCAGATTCAGTCAATGCGACAAGCAACGATCAGATTGCCAGCGAATCTGAAGTTGGTGAAGAAATGGACAGTGTTATCTCTGATGCTGATGGCCGTGTCATTGTAGCTGCAGTAGCCTCAAATCTTGTTCGGATTCAGCAAGTATTTGATTCCGCCACTGCCCATGGGCGTCGTGTTGTTTTAACCGGAACAGATGCAGAAAATATTGTCAGAACAGCTTTACGTCTAGAAAAATTAATGATTACGGATGAGCGTCTTTTAATTAAACCTAAGGATATGTCTAAATTCGAAGACCATGAATTAATCATCCTTGAAGCTGGTCGTATGGGTGAGCCAATTAATAGCTTACAAAAAATGGCAGCGGGACGTCACCGTTATGTTCAAATCAAAGAAGGAGACCTTGTTTATATTGTAACAACACCAAGTACGGCTAAAGAAGCTATGGTGGCGCGTGTTGAAAACTTGATTTACAAGGCCGGTGGTTCTGTTAAATTAATCACTCAAAACTTACGTGTTTCAGGCCATGCTAATGGGCGTGATTTGCAACTATTGATGAATTTGTTAAAACCCCAGTATCTTTTTCCAGTACAAGGAGAATATCGTGATTTAGCTGCCCATGCAAAGCTAGCTGAAGAAGTTGGTATTTTTCCAGAGAATATTCATATTCTGAAGCGTGGCGATATCATGGTGCTTAATGACGAAGGTTTTCTCCATGAAGGAGGTGTACCTGCCAGTGATGTCATGATTGACGGTAATGCTATCGGTGATGTGGGTAATATCGTTTTACGAGACCGTAAAGTCTTGTCAGAAGATGGTATTTTCATTGTTGCTATTACTGTTTCTAAAAAAGAAAAACGCATTATTTCTAAGGCTAAAGTTAATACGCGTGGATTTGTGTATGTCAAGAAAAGTCATGATATTTTAAGAGAAAGTGCAGAATTAGTTAATACAACTGTTGGCAATTACTTAAAAAAAGATACCTTTGACTGGGGCGAATTAAAAGGGAATGTCAGAGATGATTTGTCTAAATTCTTATTTGAACAAACCAAAAGGCGCCCAGCGATTCTGCCGGTTGTGATGGAAGTTCGTTAG
- a CDS encoding alpha/beta hydrolase, which translates to MASIAIEYHSVVLGMERKVNVIYPDQSEIPKKDQGDKDIPVLYLLHGMGGNENSWQKRTAIERLLRHTNLIVVMPSTDLGWYTDTAYGLNYYRALSQELPQVLAAFFPNMTQKREKTFVAGLSMGGYGAFKWALKSNRFSYAASFSGALDFSPETLLEGKLGELAYWQGVFGQFDDPDLDKHYLKNMVAESDGKTKFYAWCGYEDFLFATNEKAIADFQAQGLDIDYHKGHGKHEWYYWNQQLEVLLEWLPINYQKEERLS; encoded by the coding sequence ATGGCAAGTATTGCAATTGAATACCATTCGGTAGTTTTAGGAATGGAGCGTAAGGTAAATGTGATTTATCCTGACCAGTCTGAAATCCCTAAAAAAGATCAAGGGGATAAGGATATTCCTGTTTTATATTTGTTACATGGTATGGGAGGCAATGAAAACTCTTGGCAAAAACGAACAGCTATTGAACGCTTGTTGCGGCATACCAATTTGATAGTCGTTATGCCTTCGACAGACCTAGGTTGGTATACAGACACGGCTTATGGACTTAACTATTATCGGGCGTTGTCACAAGAGTTACCGCAGGTCTTAGCAGCTTTCTTTCCTAATATGACCCAGAAACGAGAAAAAACCTTTGTTGCTGGGCTCTCTATGGGTGGCTATGGTGCCTTTAAGTGGGCACTCAAAAGCAATCGGTTTTCTTATGCGGCATCGTTTTCAGGCGCTTTGGATTTTTCTCCTGAGACCTTGCTTGAGGGAAAACTGGGAGAATTAGCCTATTGGCAGGGCGTTTTTGGCCAGTTTGATGACCCTGACCTTGACAAGCATTACCTTAAAAATATGGTGGCAGAAAGTGATGGAAAAACCAAATTTTATGCTTGGTGTGGCTATGAGGATTTTCTTTTTGCCACTAATGAAAAAGCTATTGCTGATTTTCAGGCTCAAGGTCTTGACATTGATTATCATAAAGGTCATGGTAAACATGAGTGGTACTATTGGAACCAGCAATTAGAAGTCCTGTTAGAGTGGTTACCGATAAACTACCAAAAAGAAGAAAGGTTGTCTTAA
- a CDS encoding ABC transporter ATP-binding protein — translation MTKIIELINATVDVDNGFEDAKTILDNVTLTIYEHDFLTILGGNGAGKSTLFNVIAGTLSLTRGQIRILGQDVTHWPAEKRALYLSRVFQDSKMGTAPRMTVAENLLIARQRGEKRSLASRKITEHLASFEDLVKRTGNGLEKHLETPAGLLSGGQRQALSLLMATLKKPALLLLDEHTAALDPKTSQSLMQLTDEFVTKDGLTALMITHHMEDALTYGNRLIVMKDGNIIKDLNQMEKEQLTITDYYQLFD, via the coding sequence ATGACAAAAATTATTGAATTGATCAATGCAACAGTTGACGTAGATAATGGTTTTGAAGATGCTAAAACAATATTGGACAATGTGACACTAACTATCTATGAACATGATTTTTTAACTATTTTAGGAGGAAATGGAGCTGGAAAATCAACCCTTTTTAATGTAATTGCAGGAACGCTAAGTTTGACACGGGGGCAAATTAGGATTCTTGGTCAGGATGTGACGCATTGGCCAGCAGAAAAAAGAGCTCTTTACCTATCGCGAGTCTTTCAAGATTCCAAAATGGGAACAGCCCCTCGGATGACAGTGGCTGAAAATCTCTTAATCGCACGTCAAAGAGGAGAAAAACGCTCCTTGGCTTCTCGAAAAATAACAGAGCACTTAGCTAGTTTTGAGGATTTGGTTAAACGAACAGGAAATGGCCTAGAAAAGCATTTAGAAACACCAGCAGGTCTTTTGTCTGGTGGACAAAGACAAGCTTTAAGTTTATTAATGGCAACGTTGAAAAAGCCAGCTCTCTTATTATTAGATGAACATACGGCTGCTCTTGACCCTAAGACGAGTCAATCTTTAATGCAATTGACAGATGAGTTTGTGACAAAAGATGGCTTAACAGCTTTGATGATTACCCACCATATGGAAGATGCATTAACTTATGGGAATCGTCTGATTGTAATGAAAGATGGAAACATTATTAAAGATTTAAATCAAATGGAAAAAGAACAACTGACGATTACTGACTATTACCAACTATTTGATTAA